A single genomic interval of Ramlibacter sp. harbors:
- a CDS encoding DMT family transporter, giving the protein MSPLLPVAALMLNALVWGLSWWPFRALEGHGLHPLWSTALIYAFSLVCLLLARPGAWSAFARHPLLWLLAAAAGLTNVGFNWAVTVGDVVRVVLLFYLMPAWSVLLAWPLLGEKPTAGSLLRLLLALTGVVVVLKTGNTPWPVPEGLADWLALMGGFSFALTNILLLKLSPVPAASRVLAMFAGGALMASLTAAAGMAQGLVTAPPAPALPWLAVALALGLAFLVGNLCLQYGASRLAAHTTALVMLSEVVFASVSSVAAGAAQLTSRTLLGGALILLAAGWSAWPARPPG; this is encoded by the coding sequence ATGAGCCCCCTGTTGCCCGTCGCGGCATTGATGCTCAACGCGCTGGTGTGGGGCCTGTCGTGGTGGCCGTTCCGCGCGCTGGAAGGTCACGGCCTGCACCCTTTGTGGTCCACGGCGCTGATCTACGCCTTCTCGCTGGTCTGCCTGCTGCTGGCGCGGCCGGGGGCCTGGAGCGCGTTTGCCCGACACCCGCTGCTGTGGCTGCTGGCCGCCGCGGCCGGGCTCACCAATGTGGGCTTCAACTGGGCCGTGACGGTGGGCGACGTGGTGCGCGTGGTGCTGCTGTTCTACCTGATGCCCGCCTGGAGCGTGCTGCTGGCCTGGCCGCTGCTGGGCGAAAAACCCACGGCAGGTTCCCTGCTACGCCTGCTGCTGGCGCTGACCGGCGTGGTGGTGGTGCTCAAGACCGGCAACACGCCCTGGCCCGTTCCCGAAGGCCTGGCCGACTGGCTGGCCCTGATGGGCGGCTTCAGCTTCGCGCTCACCAACATCCTGCTGCTCAAGCTCAGCCCGGTGCCGGCGGCCTCGCGCGTGCTGGCCATGTTTGCCGGCGGCGCGCTCATGGCCAGCCTCACGGCCGCCGCCGGCATGGCCCAGGGGCTGGTGACCGCGCCACCCGCGCCCGCGCTGCCCTGGCTGGCCGTGGCTTTGGCGCTGGGCCTGGCCTTTCTGGTGGGCAACCTGTGCCTGCAGTACGGGGCCTCCCGCCTGGCGGCGCACACCACGGCGCTGGTCATGTTGTCGGAGGTGGTGTTTGCCAGCGTCTCGTCGGTGGCGGCCGGGGCCGCCCAGCTCACCAGCCGCACGCTGCTGGGCGGCGCGCTGATCCTGCTGGCCGCGGGTTGGTCGGCCTGGCCCGCGCGCCCGCCGGGCTGA
- a CDS encoding glutathione peroxidase, whose product MTTVYDFEAAQIDGKRVKLSRYKGKALLIVNTASACGFTPQFGGLEELHQTYGKKGLVVLGFPCNQFGAQDPGSNEEIAGFCQLNYGVSFPMMAKIDVNGPGADPLYQWLSSEAPGLLGSKAIKWNFTKFLIGKDGQVLKRFAPQDAPAALAKDIEEALAAAA is encoded by the coding sequence ATGACCACTGTCTACGACTTTGAAGCCGCGCAGATCGACGGCAAGCGCGTCAAGCTGTCCAGATACAAGGGCAAGGCCCTGCTGATCGTCAACACCGCAAGCGCCTGCGGCTTCACGCCGCAGTTTGGCGGGCTCGAGGAACTTCACCAGACCTATGGCAAGAAGGGCCTGGTGGTGCTGGGCTTCCCGTGCAACCAGTTCGGCGCCCAGGACCCGGGCAGCAATGAGGAGATTGCCGGGTTCTGCCAGCTCAACTACGGCGTGAGCTTTCCGATGATGGCCAAGATCGACGTCAATGGGCCCGGGGCCGACCCGCTGTACCAGTGGCTCAGCTCGGAGGCGCCGGGCCTGCTGGGCAGCAAGGCCATCAAGTGGAACTTCACCAAGTTCCTGATCGGCAAGGACGGCCAGGTGCTCAAGCGCTTTGCCCCCCAGGATGCCCCGGCCGCGCTGGCGAAGGATA